One window of the Clostridium sp. MB40-C1 genome contains the following:
- a CDS encoding zinc metallopeptidase: MPIFDSTFIILIPAMLISLWAQMKVKSAFYKYSRVRSINGYTGAQVARMLLDAEGLYDVPVQQIGGSLTDHYDPRGRVMRLSEDVYGSTSIAAIGVAAHETGHAIQHQKEYAPLQIRGAIVPLVNFSSNASWVIFFLGFILRIPSLVNIGIYLFSAVVIFQLITLPVEFDASNRALKILSQRGILYGDEVKGAKSVLTAAAMTYVAAALMAISQLIRLLALSNRDE, from the coding sequence ATGCCAATATTTGATTCAACTTTTATTATTTTAATACCTGCAATGTTGATTTCTTTATGGGCACAAATGAAAGTTAAATCTGCTTTCTATAAATATTCAAGAGTTAGAAGTATCAATGGCTATACAGGTGCCCAAGTTGCTAGGATGCTTTTGGATGCTGAAGGATTATATGATGTCCCTGTACAACAAATAGGTGGAAGTTTAACAGACCATTATGATCCTAGAGGAAGAGTTATGAGATTGTCAGAAGATGTTTATGGAAGTACGTCTATTGCCGCTATTGGAGTTGCAGCTCATGAAACTGGTCACGCTATTCAACATCAAAAGGAATATGCGCCACTTCAGATAAGAGGAGCCATTGTACCTTTAGTTAATTTTAGTTCCAATGCTTCATGGGTTATTTTTTTCTTAGGTTTTATATTAAGGATACCGTCTTTGGTTAATATAGGAATATATCTATTTAGTGCAGTGGTTATATTTCAATTAATTACTCTTCCAGTAGAGTTTGATGCTTCCAATAGAGCTCTTAAGATTTTATCTCAAAGAGGTATATTATATGGTGATGAAGTAAAAGGAGCTAAATCAGTTCTTACTGCTGCTGCAATGACATATGTTGCTGCTGCTTTAATGGCTATATCACAACTTATAAGGCTTTTAGCTTTAAGTAATAGAGACGAATAA
- the fmt gene encoding methionyl-tRNA formyltransferase has translation MNIVFMGTPEFAVPSLQALIDEFGVKAVFTQPDKPKGRGKKLGMSSIKELALKYDIPVYQPVKLRKEVEVIQELKNMNPDFIIVVAYGQILSKEILDIPKYGCINLHASLLPKYRGAAPINWAIIKGETKSGNTTMMMDEGLDTGDMLLKQEVEITKDMTAGELHDILMKDGGKLLVDTIKGILEGSISRVKQGETTTDYASMLDKKTGLIDWKLNSKEVNNLIRGLNPWPVAYTHYNGDAMKIYKAEVLEEECKNDPGTIVNVSKEGIKISCGKGCLLVKEIQFPGKKVLKVEQYIRGNSIEEGFVLS, from the coding sequence ATGAATATTGTGTTTATGGGGACTCCTGAGTTTGCAGTTCCTTCTCTTCAAGCTTTAATTGATGAGTTTGGAGTTAAAGCTGTTTTTACTCAACCAGATAAACCTAAAGGAAGAGGAAAAAAATTAGGAATGTCTTCTATAAAGGAACTTGCATTGAAATATGACATTCCTGTATATCAACCAGTTAAATTGAGAAAAGAGGTTGAAGTTATACAAGAACTTAAAAATATGAATCCAGATTTTATAATTGTTGTTGCTTATGGTCAGATATTATCTAAGGAAATTTTAGATATTCCTAAATATGGATGTATAAATTTACATGCTTCATTACTTCCTAAATATAGAGGAGCAGCACCAATAAACTGGGCTATTATCAAGGGAGAAACAAAAAGTGGAAACACTACCATGATGATGGATGAAGGTTTAGATACTGGCGATATGCTTTTAAAGCAGGAAGTTGAAATTACAAAAGATATGACAGCGGGAGAGTTACATGATATCTTAATGAAAGATGGAGGCAAGTTACTTGTAGATACCATAAAAGGCATTTTAGAAGGAAGTATATCTAGGGTAAAGCAAGGAGAAACAACTACAGATTATGCTTCTATGCTAGATAAAAAAACAGGATTAATAGATTGGAAATTAAATTCTAAAGAAGTTAACAATCTTATAAGAGGATTAAATCCATGGCCAGTAGCTTATACCCATTATAATGGGGATGCCATGAAAATATATAAAGCGGAAGTTTTAGAAGAAGAATGCAAAAACGACCCTGGAACCATAGTAAATGTTTCAAAAGAAGGTATAAAAATATCTTGTGGAAAAGGGTGCTTACTTGTAAAAGAAATTCAATTCCCAGGTAAAAAGGTTTTAAAAGTGGAACAATATATTCGTGGTAACAGTATAGAAGAAGGTTTTGTTTTGAGTTAA
- the def gene encoding peptide deformylase → MAIRNIRTEGDEILRKKSREVKELDDRTLILINDMIETMYAADGVGLAAPQVGILKRVVVIDVGNGPIVLINPEIVKYEGSQIDFEGCLSVPGEQGKVERPFKVTVRALNEKGEEVEIEGEELLARAFCHEIDHLNGVLFIDKVLEESEEN, encoded by the coding sequence ATGGCAATAAGAAATATAAGAACTGAAGGAGACGAAATACTAAGAAAGAAATCAAGAGAAGTTAAAGAACTTGATGATAGAACTTTAATTTTAATAAATGATATGATAGAGACTATGTATGCTGCAGATGGAGTGGGTTTAGCAGCACCTCAAGTAGGTATACTTAAGAGAGTAGTGGTAATAGATGTTGGAAATGGTCCTATAGTTTTAATTAACCCAGAAATAGTAAAATATGAAGGAAGTCAAATTGACTTTGAAGGATGCTTAAGTGTTCCAGGAGAACAAGGGAAAGTAGAGAGGCCATTTAAAGTAACTGTAAGAGCATTAAATGAAAAAGGTGAAGAGGTTGAAATAGAAGGAGAAGAACTTCTTGCAAGAGCATTTTGCCATGAAATAGATCATTTAAATGGAGTTCTTTTCATAGATAAGGTATTAGAAGAAAGTGAGGAAAATTAA
- the priA gene encoding primosomal protein N': MYQYAGVVVNNESFQVDKIFTYKIPEDLLSKIKIGHRVKVPFGKGNRKIDGFVLELYEECSNSVSLKYISNICDEFTVIRENDVKLIREMRNRYLCTYLDCIKVFLPTGIIKGIKNKVKETVLLGKDLEGKFLKDSYKLIHEIVEKNNGIYSKTEISRKFQVSLSSINTLIKHNFLLTNKTIVNRYNSREYSDYSEKILNLEQQNAVNTIMESNSKVFFIYGVTGSGKTEIYMNLVKNMIEENKECVMLVPEISLTPQMVERFKGRFGKNIAVFHSRLSDGERYDEWLRVKNKQVKVAIGARSAIFLPFDNLGMIIIDEEHEGSYKSDSNPKYTAREIAEIKSNIEGCKVILGSATPSIETYYRSLNKEIQLIKLTKRADGALMPDINIVDMREELMKNNKSIFSEELYNGINNSLINKEQIILFLNRRGFSTFVSCRKCGYVFKCESCDISLTYHHNNYLSCHYCGKSYPVSKVCPKCGSKYVKYFGVGTEKIEEEVKKKFPQARVLRMDFDTTRKKNSYEDIYNAFKNEEADILIGTQMVTKGLDFKNVTLVGIIAADISLNLPDFRSGERTFQLITQVAGRAGRGKKKGKVILQTYNPDSYSIKCASQNDFDSFYKEEIGIRYNMNYPPFTKILLINFSSKNENLLIKSIQNIGIILKDVLKNNDKIEILGPCPCVLSKIKEHFRWQILIKGNFNNEVALNIKDIVYKNLKDVYRDVKVSVDINPGSLL, encoded by the coding sequence GTGTATCAATATGCGGGAGTAGTAGTTAATAATGAGTCATTTCAAGTAGATAAAATTTTTACATATAAAATACCAGAAGATTTATTATCAAAAATAAAAATAGGGCATAGAGTTAAGGTTCCTTTTGGAAAAGGGAATAGAAAAATAGATGGGTTTGTATTAGAACTTTATGAGGAATGTTCTAACTCAGTGTCATTAAAGTATATAAGTAATATTTGTGACGAATTTACTGTAATTAGAGAAAATGATGTTAAACTTATAAGAGAAATGAGAAATAGATATTTATGTACTTATCTAGATTGTATAAAAGTGTTTTTACCTACAGGTATAATTAAAGGAATTAAAAACAAGGTAAAAGAGACAGTGCTTTTAGGAAAAGATTTAGAAGGGAAATTTCTTAAAGATTCCTATAAGTTAATACATGAAATTGTAGAAAAAAATAATGGAATTTATTCGAAAACTGAAATAAGTAGGAAGTTTCAAGTTTCATTATCATCTATAAACACTTTGATAAAACATAATTTTTTATTAACTAATAAAACTATAGTTAATAGATATAATTCAAGGGAATATTCTGATTACAGTGAGAAAATTTTAAATTTAGAACAACAAAATGCTGTGAATACAATAATGGAATCTAATAGTAAAGTATTCTTTATTTATGGAGTAACAGGTAGTGGCAAAACCGAGATTTATATGAATTTAGTAAAAAATATGATAGAAGAAAACAAAGAATGTGTAATGTTAGTACCAGAGATTTCTTTAACACCACAGATGGTAGAAAGATTTAAAGGTAGATTTGGAAAGAATATTGCTGTATTTCATAGTAGATTATCTGATGGAGAAAGATATGATGAATGGCTTAGGGTTAAGAATAAGCAAGTTAAAGTTGCAATTGGGGCAAGATCAGCGATATTTTTGCCTTTTGATAATTTGGGTATGATTATAATAGACGAGGAACACGAAGGAAGTTACAAATCGGATAGTAATCCTAAATACACTGCAAGAGAAATAGCTGAGATTAAATCTAATATAGAAGGATGCAAGGTGATTTTAGGTTCAGCAACTCCATCAATAGAAACTTATTATAGGTCTTTGAATAAAGAGATACAGCTTATAAAATTAACTAAAAGAGCAGATGGAGCTTTAATGCCTGATATTAATATTGTTGATATGAGAGAAGAGTTAATGAAAAATAATAAGTCTATTTTTAGTGAGGAATTATATAATGGTATAAATAACTCTTTAATCAATAAAGAACAAATAATTTTATTTTTAAATAGAAGAGGTTTTTCTACTTTTGTTTCTTGCAGAAAATGTGGATATGTATTTAAATGTGAAAGTTGTGACATATCTTTAACATATCATCATAATAATTATTTAAGTTGTCACTATTGCGGCAAGAGTTATCCAGTAAGTAAAGTGTGTCCTAAGTGTGGAAGTAAGTATGTTAAATATTTTGGAGTAGGTACAGAAAAAATTGAAGAAGAAGTAAAAAAGAAGTTTCCTCAAGCTAGAGTTTTAAGAATGGATTTTGATACTACAAGAAAGAAAAATTCTTATGAAGATATTTATAATGCTTTTAAAAATGAAGAGGCTGATATATTAATAGGGACTCAGATGGTAACAAAAGGACTAGACTTTAAAAATGTTACTTTAGTAGGAATTATTGCAGCAGATATATCTCTTAATTTACCTGATTTTAGGTCTGGAGAGAGAACTTTTCAGCTAATAACACAGGTGGCAGGAAGAGCGGGAAGAGGAAAGAAAAAAGGTAAAGTAATTCTTCAAACCTATAATCCAGATAGCTATAGCATCAAGTGTGCTTCACAAAATGATTTCGATAGTTTTTATAAAGAAGAGATAGGTATACGATATAATATGAATTACCCACCTTTTACTAAGATTTTACTTATTAATTTTAGTAGCAAAAATGAAAATTTGTTAATAAAAAGTATACAAAATATTGGTATAATATTAAAAGACGTATTAAAAAATAATGATAAAATAGAAATATTGGGACCATGTCCTTGTGTTTTATCTAAAATAAAGGAACATTTTAGATGGCAAATATTAATTAAAGGAAATTTTAATAATGAGGTGGCTCTTAATATAAAAGATATAGTATATAAAAATTTAAAAGATGTTTATAGAGATGTAAAGGTAAGTGTTGATATAAATCCAGGTAGTTTATTATAA
- the coaBC gene encoding bifunctional phosphopantothenoylcysteine decarboxylase/phosphopantothenate--cysteine ligase CoaBC, whose product MDSKKTVVLGVTGGIAVYKALDVVSRLKKEDIDVHVIMTEHAAKFVSPMSFQSLSQNMVIVDMFAEPKAWEIQHISLAKKADLMVVVPATANILGKVACGIADDMLSTTIMATKAPIVFAPAANTNMFLNPIVQDNIIKLKQYGYKFIEPESGRLACGDVGAGKLADTKLISDTIISMLYDIKDLKGKKVLVTAGPTIAPLDPVRYITNRSSGKMGYAIAEEARDRGAEVILISGPSSIEKPFGMKTVNISTNEEMLKAVENNFEWADIVIKAAAVADYKPKKYSDKKIKKSEDEFNLLLEKDTDILKRLGSKKKNQILIGFAAESHDLLENAKGKLEKKNLDYIVANDITCSDTGFASNDNRVNVLCKDGKIIPLEKMSKKKIARELLNIINKKR is encoded by the coding sequence ATGGATAGTAAGAAAACAGTAGTTCTTGGGGTGACTGGGGGAATAGCGGTTTATAAAGCCCTAGATGTTGTCAGTAGGTTAAAAAAAGAGGACATAGATGTACATGTTATAATGACTGAACATGCAGCAAAGTTTGTAAGTCCTATGTCGTTTCAATCATTAAGTCAAAATATGGTTATAGTTGATATGTTTGCTGAACCTAAGGCTTGGGAAATACAACATATATCATTAGCGAAAAAAGCGGATTTGATGGTTGTTGTTCCTGCTACGGCAAATATATTAGGAAAAGTTGCTTGTGGAATTGCAGACGATATGCTTTCTACTACAATAATGGCGACTAAAGCACCTATAGTTTTTGCGCCAGCAGCTAATACTAATATGTTTTTAAATCCTATAGTTCAAGATAATATTATAAAATTAAAACAATATGGATACAAATTTATTGAACCAGAAAGTGGAAGACTTGCCTGTGGAGATGTTGGTGCTGGTAAGCTTGCAGATACTAAATTAATTTCAGATACTATAATAAGTATGTTATATGATATAAAAGATCTAAAAGGTAAAAAGGTATTAGTAACAGCAGGACCTACTATTGCGCCGTTAGATCCTGTAAGATATATAACTAATAGATCTAGTGGCAAGATGGGATATGCTATTGCAGAAGAAGCAAGAGATAGAGGAGCAGAAGTAATATTAATTTCAGGTCCTAGTAGCATTGAAAAACCTTTTGGTATGAAAACTGTAAATATTTCAACTAATGAAGAAATGCTAAAGGCTGTCGAGAATAACTTTGAATGGGCAGATATTGTAATAAAAGCTGCAGCTGTAGCTGATTATAAACCTAAAAAATATTCTGATAAAAAAATAAAGAAGAGCGAAGATGAGTTTAATCTTTTATTAGAAAAAGATACAGATATACTAAAAAGACTTGGCTCAAAGAAAAAGAATCAAATTTTAATCGGTTTTGCAGCAGAAAGTCATGATTTACTTGAAAATGCAAAGGGTAAACTTGAGAAAAAGAATTTGGATTACATAGTTGCTAATGATATTACTTGTAGTGATACAGGCTTTGCATCTAATGACAATAGAGTAAATGTGTTGTGTAAAGATGGTAAAATCATACCATTAGAAAAGATGAGTAAGAAAAAAATAGCACGTGAGTTACTTAATATAATTAATAAAAAGCGCTAA
- the rpoZ gene encoding DNA-directed RNA polymerase subunit omega, whose translation MNNSMINPSIVDLLDKVDNRYSLVTVTSKRARQLIDGETVLVNIDENVKPLTMAINEVNEGKVLYKSLVEGIK comes from the coding sequence ATGAACAACTCAATGATTAATCCATCAATTGTTGATTTACTAGACAAAGTTGATAACAGATATTCTTTAGTTACTGTAACTTCTAAAAGAGCAAGGCAGTTAATTGATGGAGAGACAGTATTAGTAAACATTGATGAAAATGTAAAGCCGCTTACTATGGCAATAAATGAAGTTAACGAAGGAAAGGTTTTATATAAATCTTTAGTGGAAGGAATAAAGTAA
- the gmk gene encoding guanylate kinase, which yields MELNKKGLLIVISGPSGAGKGTICKELLKKNDLWISVSATTRSPRKGEVEGENYYFLTKDEFIKKVDEEDFLEYAEVYGNYYGTPKSKVIEKLNDGKDVILEIDIQGALKVKENYAEGLFIFILPPSMEELKNRIIKRGSETQESLMTRFKAAYKEINYVSRYNYAVVNDDVNTAVEKIKSIITAEKCSVERIKNNIFSKEGLIHEQLND from the coding sequence ATGGAATTAAACAAAAAAGGATTATTAATTGTAATATCAGGACCATCTGGTGCAGGTAAAGGTACTATTTGCAAAGAGCTTCTTAAAAAAAATGATTTATGGATTTCAGTTTCAGCAACTACAAGATCTCCGAGAAAAGGAGAAGTTGAAGGTGAAAATTACTATTTTCTTACTAAAGATGAATTTATAAAAAAGGTAGATGAAGAGGATTTTCTTGAATATGCAGAAGTTTATGGAAATTATTATGGAACTCCTAAATCTAAGGTTATAGAAAAACTAAATGATGGGAAAGATGTAATATTAGAAATAGATATTCAAGGTGCTTTGAAAGTAAAAGAAAATTACGCTGAAGGATTATTTATTTTTATTTTACCTCCAAGTATGGAAGAATTGAAAAATAGAATAATCAAAAGAGGCAGTGAAACACAAGAGTCTTTAATGACAAGATTTAAAGCTGCATATAAAGAGATAAATTATGTATCTAGATATAATTATGCAGTGGTTAATGATGATGTAAATACGGCTGTTGAAAAGATTAAGAGTATAATAACAGCAGAAAAATGTAGTGTTGAGAGAATAAAAAATAATATTTTTTCTAAGGAGGGACTAATTCATGAACAACTCAATGATTAA
- the remA gene encoding extracellular matrix/biofilm regulator RemA has product MGIKLINIGFGNIVSANRLVAIVSPESAPIKRIIQEARDRGMLIDATYGRRTRAVIITDSDHVILSAVQPETVAHRLSSKGEVSIDEADE; this is encoded by the coding sequence ATGGGCATAAAGTTAATAAACATTGGATTTGGAAATATTGTTTCCGCAAATAGATTAGTGGCAATTGTAAGTCCTGAATCTGCACCAATTAAAAGAATAATCCAAGAAGCTAGGGACAGAGGGATGCTTATTGATGCTACTTATGGTAGAAGAACAAGAGCAGTAATTATAACTGATAGTGATCATGTAATATTATCAGCCGTTCAACCAGAAACAGTAGCTCATAGATTATCATCAAAAGGTGAAGTAAGTATTGATGAGGCTGATGAATAA
- a CDS encoding YicC/YloC family endoribonuclease: protein MVKSMTGFGRAISEEGTSRSFTIEIKTVNHRYFDLNVRMPRTLVSLENKVRETINSKISRGKVDVFISQNSYDEQDREICFNHEIGDNYFKCLEKIKDRYDVANDISISLIAKFPEVITMEKKEEDLDQVWESLKTPLGEALDGLVDMRKKEGEKLHEDILLKCNSIKQLVDNVEEKSPIVVKEYKLKLESRLSELLDSAVIDENRIATEVAMFADKASIDEEIVRLNSHVVQLKENLLKEEPVGRKLDFIVQEMNREANTIASKANDLDIVNSVINIKNYIEKIREQVQNIE from the coding sequence TTGGTAAAGAGTATGACAGGCTTTGGCAGGGCTATCTCAGAAGAAGGTACCAGTCGCAGTTTTACTATTGAAATTAAAACAGTCAATCATAGATACTTTGATTTAAATGTAAGGATGCCTAGAACGTTAGTATCCCTAGAAAATAAAGTTAGAGAGACGATTAATAGTAAAATTAGTAGGGGAAAAGTGGATGTATTTATTTCTCAAAATTCATATGATGAACAAGATAGAGAAATCTGCTTTAATCATGAAATAGGTGATAATTATTTTAAATGCCTAGAAAAAATTAAAGATAGATATGATGTTGCTAACGATATATCTATTTCTTTAATTGCAAAGTTTCCAGAAGTTATTACTATGGAAAAAAAGGAAGAAGATTTAGACCAAGTATGGGAATCTTTAAAAACCCCTCTTGGCGAGGCCTTAGACGGTCTTGTTGATATGAGAAAAAAAGAAGGGGAAAAGTTACATGAGGATATATTATTAAAGTGCAATAGTATCAAACAATTAGTAGACAATGTTGAAGAAAAATCTCCAATTGTTGTAAAAGAGTATAAACTAAAACTTGAAAGTAGATTAAGTGAACTTTTAGACAGTGCAGTTATTGATGAAAATAGAATTGCAACAGAAGTTGCCATGTTTGCAGATAAAGCCTCAATAGATGAAGAAATTGTAAGGCTTAATAGTCATGTGGTTCAATTAAAAGAAAATCTCTTAAAAGAAGAGCCAGTTGGAAGAAAGCTTGACTTTATTGTTCAAGAAATGAATAGAGAAGCAAATACAATTGCTTCTAAAGCTAACGATTTAGATATTGTTAATTCAGTTATAAATATTAAAAATTATATAGAAAAAATAAGAGAACAAGTACAAAATATTGAATAG
- a CDS encoding aminotransferase class I/II-fold pyridoxal phosphate-dependent enzyme, translated as MQINNDRLTKINEYHFKQIDDIKVKLISEGKNIIDLGIGDPDIKTNLKIVNALIEGLEGTDFNKYPPYEGIKELKLKIAKYYYEVYSVSLDLDEILILIGSKEGLSNIIPATCNFGDYVIVPNPAYPVYEKCSYLWGVKPYNVSLKEENRYLLDIKDIPNDISEKSKLMIINYPNNPTGAVANEKFYLELIQYCKGKNIVLCNDGAYNEIIGVDEKNISVLQYDKNICVEFGTLSKTYNMTGFRIGYAVGNKKILNNLLKVKSNIDSGQFKPIQYAAMEALSFPREYIINIRKIYDERRNLAKEILKKKNIQFYDSMGTFYVWCKVPNNYTTEGFCKEILFKYGIIVTPGNAFGIYGEGYFRIALTVNKNNLMRALNSFKVYN; from the coding sequence ATGCAAATTAATAATGATAGACTTACAAAAATAAATGAATATCATTTTAAGCAAATTGATGATATAAAGGTTAAATTAATAAGCGAAGGAAAAAATATTATTGATTTAGGAATAGGTGATCCAGATATAAAAACAAACCTTAAGATAGTAAATGCTTTAATTGAAGGGTTAGAGGGCACAGATTTTAATAAATATCCTCCTTATGAAGGAATAAAAGAATTGAAATTGAAAATAGCTAAATATTATTACGAGGTGTATTCTGTAAGTTTGGATTTAGATGAGATTTTAATACTTATTGGTTCAAAAGAGGGATTGAGTAATATAATACCTGCTACTTGTAATTTTGGCGATTATGTTATAGTGCCTAATCCAGCTTATCCTGTTTATGAAAAGTGCTCATACTTGTGGGGAGTAAAACCTTATAACGTGTCTTTAAAAGAAGAAAACAGATATCTTTTAGATATAAAAGATATACCAAATGACATATCTGAAAAAAGTAAACTCATGATAATAAATTATCCTAATAATCCTACAGGTGCTGTTGCTAATGAAAAATTTTATTTAGAATTAATACAATATTGCAAAGGAAAAAATATAGTTTTATGCAATGATGGCGCTTATAATGAAATAATTGGAGTTGATGAGAAAAATATTAGTGTTTTACAATATGATAAGAATATTTGTGTTGAGTTTGGGACATTATCAAAAACATATAATATGACTGGTTTTAGGATAGGATATGCTGTAGGAAATAAAAAAATTTTAAATAATTTATTAAAAGTAAAATCTAATATAGACTCAGGACAATTTAAACCAATTCAATATGCAGCTATGGAAGCTTTAAGTTTCCCAAGAGAGTATATAATTAATATAAGAAAGATATATGATGAAAGAAGAAATTTAGCTAAAGAAATTTTAAAAAAGAAAAATATACAATTTTATGATTCAATGGGAACCTTTTATGTATGGTGTAAAGTTCCAAACAACTATACTACTGAGGGATTTTGCAAGGAAATATTATTTAAATATGGTATAATTGTTACACCAGGAAATGCCTTTGGAATTTATGGTGAAGGATATTTTAGAATAGCTTTAACTGTTAATAAAAACAATTTGATGAGAGCTTTAAATAGTTTTAAAGTGTATAACTAG
- a CDS encoding NCS2 family permease — MENFFKLRENGTDVRKEIIAGITTFLAMAYIIAVNPDFLGAAGMPKGAVLTVTCLTAGLTTIFMGLYANLPFALASGMGLNAFFAFSVCKGMGVDYRVALTAVFVEGIIFIILSLTNVREAVVNAIPTTLKLAVTAGIGLFIAFIGFVNSGIVIKDEATLVKMGNFTKPPVIIAIIGIIVIVILSKKNIKGALLWGIVASTVLAWIYAALNPKLAAEVYHIYLPDGIFRYESIKPIAFKLDFSYLVDTQKIWSFLTIAMTFLFVDFFDTIGTLVGVASKVGMVDEEGRVKNAGKALLVDAIGTTCGAVLGTSTVTTYVESSAGVAEGGRTGLTSVVTGILFLIAMFLSPLFIAIPGCATAPALIVVGFFMMENIVKIDFADFTEGVPAFLTIALMPLTYSIGDGLTMGILSYAVFNFLNNLFTKEDSKKKKVSPVIYILAILFIIKLIATGIKM, encoded by the coding sequence ATGGAAAACTTTTTTAAATTAAGAGAAAATGGAACAGATGTAAGAAAAGAAATTATAGCTGGGATTACAACTTTTTTAGCTATGGCTTATATTATAGCTGTAAATCCTGATTTTTTAGGAGCGGCAGGAATGCCAAAGGGAGCTGTTTTAACAGTTACATGTCTTACTGCGGGGTTGACAACTATATTTATGGGACTTTATGCTAATTTACCTTTTGCATTAGCTTCAGGAATGGGATTAAATGCTTTCTTTGCTTTTAGTGTGTGTAAAGGTATGGGGGTAGATTACAGAGTAGCTTTAACTGCAGTATTTGTAGAGGGAATTATATTTATTATATTATCTTTAACAAATGTAAGAGAAGCTGTTGTTAATGCTATACCAACAACTTTAAAATTAGCTGTAACAGCAGGTATTGGGTTATTTATAGCTTTTATAGGTTTTGTTAATTCAGGAATTGTAATAAAGGATGAAGCTACATTAGTTAAGATGGGTAATTTCACTAAACCACCTGTTATAATAGCAATTATAGGAATTATTGTTATAGTTATTCTTTCAAAAAAGAATATTAAAGGAGCTCTTTTGTGGGGTATTGTAGCTAGTACAGTTTTAGCTTGGATATATGCAGCTTTAAATCCTAAATTAGCTGCTGAGGTTTATCATATATATTTACCTGATGGTATTTTTAGGTATGAATCTATTAAACCAATTGCTTTTAAATTAGATTTTTCATATTTAGTAGATACTCAAAAGATATGGTCCTTTTTAACTATCGCAATGACTTTTCTCTTTGTAGATTTTTTTGATACAATAGGAACTTTAGTTGGAGTTGCTTCTAAAGTTGGCATGGTAGATGAAGAAGGAAGAGTTAAAAATGCTGGAAAAGCACTTCTTGTTGATGCAATAGGTACAACATGTGGAGCAGTTTTAGGTACATCTACGGTTACAACATATGTTGAAAGTTCAGCTGGAGTTGCTGAAGGAGGAAGAACTGGTTTAACCTCTGTTGTTACAGGAATATTATTTTTAATTGCTATGTTTCTTTCACCTCTATTCATTGCTATTCCGGGTTGTGCTACAGCACCAGCTCTTATAGTAGTTGGATTTTTTATGATGGAAAACATAGTTAAAATAGACTTTGCTGATTTTACAGAAGGAGTACCAGCTTTTTTAACTATAGCATTAATGCCTTTAACTTATAGTATAGGTGATGGATTAACTATGGGTATATTATCTTATGCAGTTTTTAATTTCTTAAATAATTTATTTACTAAAGAAGATAGTAAAAAGAAAAAAGTTTCTCCTGTAATATATATTTTAGCAATATTGTTTATAATTAAGTTGATTGCTACAGGAATTAAAATGTAG